A genomic region of Gossypium hirsutum isolate 1008001.06 chromosome D01, Gossypium_hirsutum_v2.1, whole genome shotgun sequence contains the following coding sequences:
- the LOC107922102 gene encoding short-chain dehydrogenase reductase ATA1, whose product MLAFLVYAMEQGVDKHVDLQNSSAKRMIGKVAVVTGGARGIGAATAKLFAENGAYVVIADILDETGTMLADSIGARYIHCDVAKESDVESAIQLAITWKGKLDILFSNAGIGGTASSITSLDMEQVKHLVSINLLGNVHAIKHAARAMLRCNTKGSIICTSSSAGIMGGLASHPYSLSKAGIVGLMRTAACELGVHGIRVNCISPHGVPTDMLISGYRMFRGNETTPEEVKKLVGDQGSLLRGKAATVEDVAQAAVFLASDDTGFITAHNLIIDGGYTSAISSLSFIYK is encoded by the exons ATGTTGGCTTTTTTGGTGTATGCAATGGAGCAAGgtgttgataagcatgttgatttGCAGAATTCGTCTGCAAAGAG gaTGATTGGCAAAGTCGCAGTTGTAACTGGTGGTGCAAGAGGGATTGGAGCTGCCACAGCTAAATTATTTGCTGAAAACGGGGCTTATGTTGTCATTGCTGACATATTAGATGAAACAGGGACCATGCTTGCTGACTCCATCGGAGCTCGCTACATTCATTGTGATGTAGCCAAGGAAAGTGATGTCGAATCAGCTATCCAACTTGCCATCACATGGAAAGGCAAACTAGACATACTGTTTAGCAATGCTGGCATTGGAGGCACTGCAAGCAGCATAACCAGCCTTGACATGGAACAAGTCAAACATCTGGTCTCAATCAATCTGCTTGGCAATGTACATGCGATCAAGCATGCCGCACGAGCCATGCTGAGATGCAATACAAAAGGTTCCATCATATGTACATCAAGTTCTGCAGGCATCATGGGAGGGCTAGCGTCTCACCCTTACTCTTTGTCGAAAGCTGGTATCGTCGGACTGATGAGAACCGCAGCATGCGAGTTAGGTGTGCACGGGATTCGTGTGAACTGCATTTCTCCTCATGGTGTACCTACAGATATGCTCATTAGTGGTTATAGAATGTTCCGGGGGAACGAAACAACACCCGAAGAAGTGAAGAAACTGGTCGGTGATCAAGGGAGTCTATTACGTGGGAAAGCTGCAACTGTTGAAGATGTGGCCCAAGCTGCAGTGTTCCTTGCCTCAGATGACACCGGATTCATAACAGCACATAACCTCATTATCGATGGTGGATATACTTCTGCTATTAGTTCACTGAGTTTCATCTACAAATAG